From Desulfuromonas soudanensis, the proteins below share one genomic window:
- a CDS encoding serine/threonine protein kinase, whose translation MPETLHPFETLTPSFVMDAVESQGFVCDCRTFALNSYENRVYQVGIEDGEPLIAKFYRPGRWSDAEILEEHRFSFELVEHELPVVAPLTNAAGESLFAHGPFSFALFPRKGGHAPEFDNLDNLLVMGRLLGRLHSVGAVRPFVHRPRLDCQGFGRDSVALISEKFIPPEYKASYDALTADLLQGIDALMDGRHRYIRVHGDCHAGNILWRDNAPHLVDLDDARMAPAVQDLWMMLSGDRPRQMLQLAELLDGYGEFADFHPGELRLIEALRSLRILHFSAWLARRWSDPTFPHHFPWFNTPRYWGEHILALREQIAVLSEPPLQVP comes from the coding sequence ATGCCCGAAACGCTTCACCCCTTTGAAACCCTCACCCCCAGCTTCGTCATGGATGCCGTCGAAAGCCAGGGGTTTGTCTGCGATTGCCGCACCTTTGCCCTCAACAGCTACGAAAACCGGGTCTACCAGGTCGGTATCGAGGACGGCGAGCCGCTCATCGCCAAGTTTTACCGTCCCGGGCGGTGGAGCGACGCCGAGATCCTCGAGGAGCACCGCTTCTCCTTCGAGCTCGTCGAGCACGAACTTCCGGTGGTGGCGCCGCTGACCAACGCTGCCGGGGAGAGCCTCTTTGCCCACGGCCCCTTCAGCTTCGCCCTCTTTCCCCGCAAGGGGGGGCACGCCCCCGAATTCGACAACCTCGACAATCTCCTGGTGATGGGGCGCCTCCTCGGCCGCCTGCACAGCGTCGGGGCGGTGCGCCCCTTCGTCCATCGACCGCGCCTCGACTGCCAGGGCTTCGGCCGCGACAGTGTCGCCCTGATCAGCGAAAAGTTCATCCCCCCCGAGTACAAGGCGAGCTACGACGCCCTGACGGCCGACCTGCTGCAGGGAATCGATGCCCTGATGGACGGCAGGCATCGCTACATCCGGGTGCACGGCGACTGCCATGCCGGCAACATCCTCTGGCGGGACAACGCCCCCCACCTCGTCGATCTCGACGATGCCCGCATGGCTCCGGCGGTCCAGGACCTGTGGATGATGCTCTCCGGCGACCGTCCGCGGCAGATGCTGCAGCTCGCAGAACTTCTCGACGGCTACGGCGAATTCGCCGACTTTCACCCCGGCGAGCTGCGCCTGATCGAGGCGCTGCGCTCCCTGCGCATCCTCCACTTTTCCGCCTGGCTGGCGCGGCGCTGGAGCGATCCGACCTTCCCCCATCATTTCCCGTGGTTCAACACCCCGCGCTACTGGGGGGAGCACATCCTCGCCCTGCGGGAGCAGATTGCCGTCCTGTCCGAACCGCCCCTGCAGGTTCCGTAG
- a CDS encoding Fur family transcriptional regulator, whose translation MNRTSDTNERHLSAFETACRKLGLRLTHQRLEIYRELLDAVDHPSAEVLHQRLRKKIPTLSLDTVYRTLATFATYGLSHRVETVQSQGRFEVRQNEHHHLICSRCHRIMDFYWSGFEMLPLPEAIAPWGRVESRSVVIYGVCHVCLSRKDQG comes from the coding sequence ATGAATCGGACGTCGGATACAAACGAGCGGCACCTGTCCGCCTTCGAGACGGCCTGCCGGAAGCTGGGGTTGCGACTGACCCATCAGCGGCTGGAAATCTATCGCGAGCTGCTCGACGCCGTCGACCATCCGTCGGCCGAGGTGCTGCATCAGCGATTGCGCAAGAAAATTCCGACCCTCTCCCTCGATACCGTCTACCGGACGCTGGCCACTTTCGCGACTTACGGGCTGAGCCACCGGGTGGAAACCGTGCAGAGTCAGGGCCGTTTCGAGGTGAGGCAAAACGAACATCACCATTTGATCTGCAGCCGCTGCCACAGGATTATGGATTTTTACTGGAGCGGCTTCGAGATGCTCCCCCTGCCGGAGGCCATCGCCCCCTGGGGCCGGGTCGAAAGCCGCAGCGTCGTGATTTACGGCGTCTGCCATGTCTGTCTGTCCCGTAAGGATCAGGGCTGA
- a CDS encoding permease has protein sequence MEGIAKTLTELGIGLWREFIYILPFLAIGVLLEAIIRTFKWHVKIRKALTHFGVLSIAVATLLGVASPLCACATLPLVISLLLAGLPLAPAMALLVTSPLMSPAGYTLLSWELGPGWANVVLTCAIFMGLFAGYVTQFLRRYGFTEDRLFREALPAGDFHDPDYPVEELRCACGQQLSHRVDRCTHNKFYVFLARFWEGTLKIGKFTLIGLMIEVIAMALIPNEWISTLLEGNGVMPIFALTFATIPLHLPQVTAAAMLYAFLSPEIGTGIVLAKGAGIALLIGGPVTALPVMGVFLTMFRRRVLFLYLALCITGTLFLALTYRILPFTF, from the coding sequence ATGGAAGGCATCGCCAAAACACTGACGGAACTCGGCATCGGGCTGTGGCGCGAGTTCATTTACATCCTCCCCTTTCTGGCCATCGGCGTCCTCCTCGAGGCGATCATCCGCACCTTTAAGTGGCACGTCAAGATCCGCAAGGCCCTGACCCACTTCGGCGTCCTCTCCATTGCCGTCGCCACGCTCCTCGGTGTCGCCAGCCCCCTGTGCGCCTGCGCCACACTCCCCCTGGTCATCTCCCTCCTCCTCGCCGGGCTCCCCCTCGCCCCGGCCATGGCCCTGCTGGTGACCTCGCCGCTGATGAGTCCGGCCGGCTACACCCTCCTCAGCTGGGAACTCGGTCCGGGGTGGGCCAACGTCGTCCTGACCTGCGCCATCTTCATGGGGCTTTTTGCCGGATACGTCACCCAATTCCTGCGCCGCTACGGCTTCACCGAAGACCGGCTCTTCCGCGAGGCCCTCCCCGCCGGGGATTTCCATGACCCCGACTATCCCGTTGAGGAGCTGCGCTGCGCCTGCGGCCAGCAGCTCTCCCACCGGGTCGACCGCTGCACCCACAACAAGTTTTATGTCTTTCTCGCCCGCTTCTGGGAGGGGACGCTGAAGATCGGCAAGTTCACCCTCATCGGCCTGATGATCGAGGTGATCGCCATGGCACTGATCCCCAACGAATGGATCTCCACGCTCCTCGAGGGGAACGGCGTCATGCCGATTTTTGCCCTGACCTTCGCCACCATCCCCCTGCATCTCCCCCAGGTGACGGCGGCGGCCATGCTCTACGCATTCCTTTCCCCGGAGATCGGCACCGGGATCGTCCTCGCCAAGGGGGCGGGGATTGCCCTTCTCATCGGCGGCCCGGTCACCGCCCTGCCGGTGATGGGGGTCTTCCTCACCATGTTCCGCCGCCGCGTCCTCTTTCTCTATCTGGCGCTCTGTATCACCGGCACCCTCTTTCTCGCCCTGACCTACCGCATCCTCCCCTTCACCTTCTGA
- a CDS encoding two-component system sensor histidine kinase NtrB, translating into MARPNPATDAQLYVRVLENIDRAVMALDRSGTVALFNPAAQSYTGLSERQSLGRNFEELFAGQEGILYLIRVALREGRSISDHENLQLHRPTAAPLPVSVSVSPIYTSEGELDGAVLIIRDLSRVRELEDAVRRADRLSMLGTLAAGLAHEIKNPLGGIKGAAQLLDMELAEESPLREYTGVMVKEVERVNGIIEELMDLARPRPPLLTAVNLGKILNDIVLFQKEAHRARNVEFVLQLDPSIPPIQGDENLLTRLFLNLVKNAGEAIEQSGRVEIVTRVASDYHLNNPGHRPVQLIVVEIRDNGRGISAEEIDRIFTPFYTTKNRGSGLGLATCQKIVNIHRGFLKVDSTPGKGTVFAVSLPFLR; encoded by the coding sequence ATGGCGCGCCCCAACCCTGCCACCGACGCCCAGCTCTACGTGCGGGTTCTCGAAAACATCGACCGGGCGGTGATGGCTCTCGACCGCAGCGGAACCGTCGCTCTCTTCAACCCTGCGGCCCAGTCCTACACCGGCCTCTCCGAGCGCCAGAGCCTGGGGCGGAATTTCGAGGAGCTCTTTGCCGGCCAGGAAGGGATCCTGTACCTGATCCGGGTGGCGCTCCGCGAGGGACGCTCCATCTCCGACCACGAAAACCTCCAGCTCCATCGCCCCACCGCCGCTCCGCTGCCGGTGAGCGTATCGGTTTCGCCGATCTACACCTCCGAAGGGGAGCTGGACGGCGCGGTGCTGATCATCCGCGACCTCTCCCGGGTGCGGGAACTCGAGGATGCGGTCCGAAGAGCCGACCGGCTCTCCATGCTCGGCACCCTGGCGGCGGGACTGGCCCATGAGATCAAAAACCCCCTGGGAGGAATCAAGGGGGCGGCCCAGCTCCTCGACATGGAACTGGCCGAAGAGAGCCCCCTGCGCGAGTACACCGGGGTCATGGTGAAGGAGGTGGAGAGGGTCAACGGCATCATCGAGGAGCTCATGGATCTGGCCCGCCCCCGCCCCCCCCTCCTCACCGCCGTCAACCTGGGGAAGATTCTCAACGACATCGTGCTCTTCCAGAAAGAGGCTCATCGCGCCCGGAACGTCGAATTCGTTCTGCAGCTCGACCCGAGCATCCCGCCGATCCAGGGCGACGAGAATCTGCTGACCCGGCTCTTCCTCAACCTGGTCAAGAACGCCGGAGAAGCCATCGAGCAGAGCGGGCGGGTGGAAATCGTCACCAGGGTCGCCAGCGATTATCATCTCAACAATCCCGGCCACCGCCCGGTGCAACTCATCGTCGTCGAAATCCGCGACAACGGCCGGGGCATTTCCGCTGAGGAGATCGACCGGATTTTCACCCCCTTCTACACCACCAAGAACCGGGGGAGCGGGCTGGGACTGGCGACCTGCCAGAAAATCGTCAACATCCACAGGGGATTTCTCAAGGTGGACAGCACGCCCGGGAAGGGGACGGTTTTTGCCGTCTCCCTCCCCTTCCTCCGTTAA
- a CDS encoding citrate (Si)-synthase — protein sequence MSKLKEILSKKIEDHRPRTTRLVKEFGKVKIDEVTIDQCIGGARDIRSLVTDISYLDPQEGIRFRGKTIPETFAALPKANGSKYPTVEAFWFFLLTGDVPTQKQVDDVAAEWKTRQVVPTYVFDAIRALPRDSHPMVMLSVALLTLQKDSKFAAFYGSGKFNKMTAWESVYEDASDIVARIPVIAAFIYNLKFRGDKQIAIDPKLDMGANFAHMIGQKEEYKDVARMYFILHSDHESGNVSAHATHLVHSALSDPYYAYSAGINGLAGPLHGLANQEVLDWTMQFQEKYCKGVEPTKELVTKALWDTLNAGQVIPGYGHAVLRKTDPRYMSQREFCLNTPGLKDDPLFKLVSMIFEVAPGVLTEHGKTKNPWPNVDAQSGVIQWYYGLKEWDFYTVLFGVGRALGCMANITWDRGLGYAIERPKSVTTAMLEKWAAEGGRKLS from the coding sequence ATGTCGAAACTGAAGGAGATTCTGTCCAAGAAGATTGAGGACCACCGTCCCCGCACCACTCGGCTTGTCAAGGAGTTCGGCAAAGTCAAGATCGACGAAGTGACCATCGACCAGTGCATCGGTGGCGCCCGCGATATCCGCAGCCTCGTCACCGACATCTCTTATCTCGACCCCCAGGAAGGAATCCGGTTCCGCGGCAAAACCATCCCCGAGACCTTTGCGGCTCTCCCCAAGGCGAACGGTTCCAAGTATCCGACCGTCGAGGCGTTTTGGTTCTTCCTCCTCACCGGGGATGTGCCGACCCAGAAACAGGTTGACGACGTTGCCGCCGAGTGGAAGACCCGCCAGGTCGTTCCGACCTACGTCTTCGACGCCATCCGCGCCCTCCCCCGCGACAGCCATCCGATGGTCATGCTCTCCGTCGCCCTGCTGACCCTGCAAAAAGACTCCAAATTTGCCGCCTTCTACGGCTCGGGCAAATTCAACAAGATGACCGCCTGGGAATCTGTCTACGAAGATGCCAGCGATATCGTCGCCCGCATCCCCGTCATCGCCGCCTTCATCTACAACCTGAAATTCCGCGGCGACAAGCAGATCGCCATCGATCCGAAGCTCGACATGGGTGCCAACTTCGCCCACATGATCGGTCAGAAGGAAGAGTACAAGGATGTGGCCCGCATGTACTTCATCCTCCATTCCGACCATGAATCGGGGAACGTTTCGGCCCACGCCACCCATCTGGTCCATTCCGCCCTCTCCGACCCCTACTATGCCTACTCCGCCGGGATCAACGGTCTGGCCGGCCCGCTGCACGGCCTTGCCAACCAGGAAGTGCTCGACTGGACCATGCAGTTTCAGGAGAAGTACTGCAAAGGCGTCGAGCCGACCAAGGAACTCGTCACCAAGGCCCTGTGGGACACCCTCAATGCCGGCCAGGTCATCCCGGGGTACGGTCACGCCGTTCTCCGCAAGACCGATCCGCGCTACATGTCGCAGCGGGAATTCTGCCTCAATACCCCGGGGCTCAAGGACGATCCTCTCTTCAAGCTCGTCTCCATGATCTTCGAGGTCGCTCCCGGCGTCCTCACCGAGCACGGCAAAACCAAGAATCCCTGGCCGAACGTCGATGCCCAGTCGGGCGTCATCCAGTGGTACTACGGCCTCAAGGAGTGGGACTTCTACACCGTCCTCTTCGGCGTCGGTCGTGCCCTCGGCTGCATGGCCAACATCACCTGGGACCGCGGCCTCGGCTACGCCATCGAGCGTCCCAAGTCGGTGACCACGGCAATGCTGGAGAAGTGGGCTGCTGAAGGCGGGCGCAAGCTCAGCTGA
- a CDS encoding sigma-54-dependent transcriptional regulator gives MSIRRILVADDEESIRWVLSKALNKQGFHVDLAASGTEAMALFRQHSFDMAILDIKMPGPSGLDLLSRFQEERPETLVVIMTAESSMKNAVEAMKRGAYDYITKPFDLAALDAIILKAHKASAVTEEVHRLKEEVREHYQLERTIIGTSKPMQEVYKVLGKVAPSDVTVLVTGESGTGKELVARAIHYNSPRLGKAFLALNCAAIPRELLESELFGFEKGAFTGATERKIGKFEQANGGTLFLDEIGDMPLELQAKLLRVLQEKEITRTGGSTVIPVDVRIVAATNQQLQEKVKAKEFREDLFYRLNVVPITLPPLRERPEDIPQLMDFFLQRAQDELGVAARGFTEDAVALLKRYPWPGNVRELENTIQRGALLSPDQMLTPADFPALTGGNDRVEGDSSLEALIAHKLRTSLTQVDVNELDNLYEMVLFQMERPLINIVLEKTRGNQVRTAEILGINRNTLRKKIQLLGIEVKRD, from the coding sequence ATGTCCATTCGACGCATTCTGGTCGCCGACGATGAGGAGAGCATCCGCTGGGTCCTCTCCAAGGCCCTCAACAAGCAGGGATTCCACGTCGATCTGGCCGCCAGCGGCACCGAGGCGATGGCCCTCTTCCGCCAGCACTCCTTCGATATGGCGATCCTCGACATCAAGATGCCCGGCCCCTCGGGGCTCGACCTCCTCAGCCGCTTCCAGGAGGAGAGGCCGGAGACCCTGGTGGTGATCATGACCGCCGAATCGTCCATGAAAAACGCCGTCGAGGCGATGAAGCGCGGCGCCTACGACTACATCACCAAGCCCTTCGACCTCGCCGCCCTCGATGCCATCATCCTCAAGGCCCACAAGGCCTCGGCGGTCACCGAGGAGGTGCACCGCCTTAAGGAGGAGGTCCGGGAGCACTACCAGCTCGAGCGGACCATCATCGGCACCAGCAAGCCGATGCAGGAGGTCTACAAGGTGCTCGGCAAGGTGGCGCCCTCCGACGTCACCGTCCTGGTCACCGGAGAGTCGGGGACCGGCAAGGAACTGGTGGCCCGGGCCATCCACTACAACAGCCCGCGGCTCGGCAAGGCCTTTCTGGCGCTCAATTGCGCGGCGATCCCCCGGGAGCTCCTCGAGAGCGAACTCTTCGGCTTCGAAAAGGGGGCCTTCACCGGCGCCACGGAGCGCAAGATCGGCAAGTTCGAACAGGCCAACGGCGGCACGCTGTTTCTCGACGAGATCGGCGACATGCCCCTGGAGCTGCAGGCCAAGCTGCTGCGGGTCCTCCAGGAAAAGGAGATCACCCGCACCGGAGGCTCCACCGTCATCCCCGTCGACGTGCGCATCGTCGCCGCCACCAACCAGCAGCTGCAGGAGAAGGTCAAGGCCAAGGAGTTCCGCGAGGACCTCTTCTACCGTCTCAATGTCGTCCCCATCACCCTCCCCCCCCTGCGGGAGCGCCCCGAGGACATCCCCCAGCTGATGGACTTTTTTCTTCAGCGCGCCCAGGACGAACTGGGGGTGGCGGCCCGCGGCTTCACCGAGGACGCCGTCGCCCTCCTCAAGCGCTACCCCTGGCCGGGCAACGTCCGGGAGCTGGAGAACACCATCCAGCGCGGCGCCCTCCTCTCCCCCGACCAGATGCTCACCCCCGCCGACTTCCCGGCCCTGACCGGCGGCAACGACCGCGTGGAGGGCGACTCCTCCCTCGAGGCGCTGATCGCCCACAAGCTGCGCACCTCCCTGACCCAGGTGGACGTCAACGAACTGGACAACCTCTACGAAATGGTCCTGTTCCAGATGGAGCGGCCGCTGATCAACATCGTCCTCGAAAAGACCCGCGGCAACCAGGTGCGTACCGCCGAGATCCTCGGCATCAACCGCAACACCCTGCGCAAGAAAATCCAGCTCCTCGGCATCGAAGTCAAGCGGGACTGA
- a CDS encoding chemotaxis protein CheX: MAVKFFGQFLVERGVVSRETLRKALELQGSVNLKAGEIAVKMRHLNDSDVLRIHEAQRSEDLRFGEIAVRLGLLDEMQKKEILTWQRNHHLYIGEAIRRICGLGEEDLERLLQEFRMDQAPCAREGSRLPQVVAEPQLWEMTADLTGKLLRRIADLPTRPGPCRIVDSLAGSEVRASMTFTGPASGRYLLSVSPATHNSIARAILKKDDLSGETVEILDEALRGFLGTILGNLRAKSAEKGRLMEISPPSVSRLQAGIAVPPGHMGLLFPFHRGDGDLIELALFIGQ, encoded by the coding sequence ATGGCCGTCAAATTTTTCGGGCAGTTTCTGGTGGAAAGGGGGGTGGTCTCGAGAGAGACGCTCCGCAAGGCCCTTGAACTGCAGGGGTCCGTCAATCTCAAGGCAGGAGAGATCGCGGTCAAGATGCGCCATCTCAACGACAGCGACGTCCTGCGGATCCATGAGGCCCAGCGCTCGGAGGATCTGCGTTTTGGCGAAATCGCCGTCCGGCTCGGACTGCTCGATGAAATGCAGAAGAAGGAGATTCTCACCTGGCAGAGGAATCACCATCTTTATATCGGCGAGGCGATCCGCCGCATCTGCGGCCTGGGCGAGGAGGACCTGGAACGGCTGCTGCAGGAGTTCAGGATGGATCAGGCTCCCTGCGCCAGGGAGGGGAGCCGTCTTCCGCAGGTGGTAGCGGAACCGCAGCTCTGGGAGATGACCGCCGACCTGACCGGCAAACTGCTGAGACGCATCGCCGATCTCCCGACGCGCCCCGGTCCCTGCCGGATCGTCGACAGTCTCGCTGGATCCGAGGTGCGGGCCTCCATGACCTTTACCGGCCCGGCCTCGGGACGCTACCTCCTCTCCGTCTCCCCGGCGACGCACAATTCCATCGCCCGAGCCATCCTCAAAAAAGACGACCTGAGCGGGGAGACGGTCGAGATCCTCGATGAGGCGCTGCGGGGGTTTCTCGGCACCATCCTCGGCAACCTGAGGGCAAAAAGCGCCGAGAAGGGGAGGCTCATGGAGATCTCCCCCCCTTCGGTGAGTCGTTTACAGGCGGGGATCGCCGTCCCTCCCGGCCATATGGGACTCCTCTTCCCCTTTCACCGGGGCGACGGCGACCTGATCGAACTGGCGCTCTTTATTGGCCAGTAA
- the dusB gene encoding tRNA dihydrouridine synthase DusB gives MKIARLTLENNIILAPMAGISDLPYRQIMKRFGAGLVFTEMVSANGLIRAGKRTRELLRSAPDERPLGIQLFGDEPAVLAEAATLVRGDGELIDLNLGCPVNKVVSSGAGSALLRYPAKVARVVAAVRRSTDLPLTVKIRSGWDDSSINYIEIGRIAVGEGADAVTLHPRTRSMGFSGSADWAEIGRLKKALPVPVIGSGDIFCAADALAMLERTGCDGIMIGRGGYGNPWLIRDILALQQGRPVPPPPTPAERLEVARSHLELNFATFGPRKSLLDMRKHLCWYSRGLSGAAAFRTLINHTESLDEMRQVLDDFFTGAEEEA, from the coding sequence ATGAAGATTGCCCGCCTGACCCTCGAAAACAACATCATTCTCGCGCCCATGGCGGGGATTTCCGACCTCCCTTACCGGCAGATCATGAAACGCTTCGGCGCCGGTCTGGTCTTTACCGAAATGGTCAGCGCCAACGGGCTGATTCGCGCCGGAAAACGGACCCGCGAACTCCTCCGATCGGCACCCGACGAGCGCCCCCTCGGGATCCAGCTCTTCGGTGACGAACCGGCGGTTCTGGCCGAGGCCGCGACTCTGGTCCGTGGCGACGGGGAGCTGATCGACCTCAATCTCGGCTGCCCGGTCAACAAGGTGGTCAGCTCCGGCGCCGGCAGCGCCCTGCTGCGCTACCCCGCCAAGGTGGCGCGGGTGGTGGCGGCGGTGCGCCGCTCCACCGACCTCCCCCTGACCGTCAAGATCCGCTCCGGCTGGGACGATTCCTCGATCAACTATATCGAGATCGGCCGCATCGCCGTCGGCGAAGGGGCCGATGCCGTCACCCTCCACCCCCGCACCCGCAGCATGGGGTTCAGCGGCAGCGCCGACTGGGCGGAAATCGGCCGCCTCAAGAAGGCGCTGCCGGTGCCGGTGATCGGCAGCGGCGACATCTTCTGTGCCGCCGACGCCCTGGCGATGCTCGAACGGACCGGCTGCGACGGCATCATGATCGGCCGCGGCGGCTACGGAAACCCCTGGCTGATCCGCGACATCCTCGCCCTGCAGCAGGGGCGCCCGGTCCCGCCGCCGCCCACGCCGGCGGAACGACTGGAGGTGGCGCGAAGCCACCTGGAGCTCAACTTCGCCACCTTCGGTCCCCGCAAGTCGCTTCTCGACATGCGCAAGCACCTCTGCTGGTACTCCCGGGGTCTCTCCGGGGCCGCGGCGTTCCGCACCCTGATCAATCACACCGAGTCGCTGGACGAGATGCGTCAGGTACTCGACGACTTCTTTACCGGCGCCGAAGAGGAAGCCTGA
- a CDS encoding class I SAM-dependent methyltransferase, protein MSKDFKEKVRDQFARTADGYVRNSGFAKGDDLAEAARLLKPTTDDALLDVACGGGHTALYFAPLVRSVVASDLTMLMLKKAQEYISEEGGVENITFREADAEDLPFPAGSFTLLTCRIAPHHFPDVPRALLEFHRVLRRGGRMVIIDTLRPEDPEIADFYQDLEQMRDPTHVRTYTEQEWVAMVEEAGFEVHKTKTFPKTHDFQEWAKRAGLNRQGVQNLNNFFIQASAKIHEYFQIETFAGEVESYTDRKLLLYASRPAKKQPVSP, encoded by the coding sequence ATGAGCAAGGATTTCAAAGAAAAGGTCCGCGACCAGTTCGCCCGCACCGCGGACGGATACGTGCGCAACAGCGGGTTTGCCAAAGGGGACGACCTCGCCGAGGCCGCGCGTCTTCTCAAACCGACCACCGACGACGCGCTTCTCGACGTCGCCTGCGGCGGCGGGCACACGGCGCTCTACTTCGCCCCCCTGGTGCGCAGCGTCGTCGCCTCGGACCTGACCATGCTGATGCTGAAGAAGGCCCAGGAGTATATCAGCGAAGAGGGGGGCGTCGAGAACATCACCTTCCGCGAAGCCGACGCCGAGGATCTCCCCTTTCCGGCCGGCTCCTTCACCCTGCTGACCTGCCGCATCGCTCCCCATCACTTCCCCGACGTCCCCCGGGCCCTTCTGGAATTTCACCGCGTCCTGCGCCGGGGGGGAAGAATGGTCATCATCGACACCCTCCGCCCCGAGGACCCGGAAATTGCCGACTTCTACCAGGACCTGGAACAGATGCGCGACCCGACGCATGTGCGCACCTACACCGAACAGGAATGGGTGGCAATGGTCGAGGAGGCGGGGTTCGAGGTCCACAAGACCAAGACTTTCCCCAAGACCCACGACTTTCAGGAATGGGCGAAAAGGGCCGGACTCAACCGCCAGGGGGTGCAGAATCTCAACAACTTCTTCATCCAGGCTTCCGCCAAAATCCACGAGTATTTCCAGATCGAGACCTTTGCCGGCGAGGTGGAAAGCTACACCGACCGCAAACTCCTCCTTTACGCCTCGCGCCCGGCCAAGAAGCAGCCGGTTTCACCCTGA